The Desulfobacterales bacterium sequence GCATCATGGTGGTATCGTATGCGATGGCCTCCATAAATCCCGGTTCCTCCCCGTAAACCTCCCGAAACAGGGATACGAATTTTCTGGTTTCGGCTGACGAACTATCCGCAAAAAAACCGTCCGGAAGTATGGCTTTCTGAGCATACTGGCCAGCCATCTGAATCAACTGACCGGAATGCCACAGATTGGTTCCAAGCAGATACACATCGGTGATATCATAAAACGCAAGCTGCGGGATAATCAGGCCGGCTTTCTTGGGAGAATCGGGTATAAAAATCGCATCAAAATCAATAACAGGTTTTGTCTCTTCAGAGCCGGATAACGCGCCCGGTTGAACAGTTTCCTCATCTTCATCCGGTCCAGCCGATTTATTCAAAGGCTCGGGCAAGGCCTCTTCCGTAAAATCTTCCGGATCGGGCTTTAACGCTTCCGGCAATTTATAAAAAAGGCCGGCAAGTTTTTTGATGGAATCTGCAAAATCCGTTTGAGATGACTGGTATGACTCAACCCCTGTTACTTCTCCGCCTGCGGATATCACCCTGTCCCAGAACAGATTCATAAAGGCGATGCCATATGGTTCTTCGGGATACAGCATCGTAAACCGTTTAATCCCGAGATCTGAGATACAGTAATTTACCAACGCATCAACCTGCATTTCAGGAGTAATAAAATGTCTGAATACATAATCCCCTGTTTGTGTAATCCCCCTTTTCTGGGTTAGCGTGACAATCGGTATACCCTGCCGCTGAGCTTCTCCGGCGGCGGCTTCCGCAGCAATAACCGGACCGATAATGGCGGCCACATGCTCATCAGCAAATTGTTTAACGGTCTCGATGGCCTTTTCGGAGTCTGAAGCGGTATCTCTTATAATCAGGTTGAGGGGAAAATCCCCATGCGCATTCAACAACACGGACAAGGCCAGCTCAACCCCTTTCAAGGCCCGCTGCCCATATATTTCATAAGGCCCGCTCAAAGGGAGCAGACACCCGATCGTATCCCGGCGGTATACCGAGCGCAGGTTCAACTCCGTTATCATGCCGGCCGCCTGTTCAGCGTATTCATGCTTCGGAAACTGTTTTAAAAAATCTGATAATACCCGAACCGCCTTGTCATTTTTTCCTTCTTCGGCGTAATTATGCCCCAGATGGTACATCAAATAAGATTCGAGAAGGGCGTCATCTTTCATCCGGCTCAACAGGGAAATAATATCCAGCGTTTTGAGCCGCCAGAAAACGTTCTTTAATTTAACCAGAATAAGCGTTTTTCCCTGCTTGGCGGTTCTATGATATGCGGAAAGATAAAAATTTGCCGCATCCACATACAACTCTTTGGCCTGATATGTATCCCCCAGGAGTGAATATATTCTGATGATATGTTTTTCGGAAACGGAATCTTCCAATGCAATGGCTGCCTGCCGTATCACGTCCTGATATCTGCCTTCCTCATAAAGGGACTCGAGTATATTCACCCGGGCATCGTTGCTGAACAAACTGTCCGGATAGTTTGATATCAGGCACTCATACATGCGTCTGGATTCATCTGACTTTCCCTGAATCGCATAAATTTCGCCAAGCTTCATGATCGCCGCCGCCGCAGAAAGACTGTCCGGATAACGATCGATGAACGTTTTATACGCATCATGTGCGGCCTCGTAGTCAGCCCGGTTGAACATCTTCTCAGCGTCCTGAAATAATTGATCACCGGGTTCAGGCTGAACAGGGGCCTGAATGATCGTTTGCTTAGGAGCACATCCCGCTGATAGGATAATTATCAGAACCATGGCGCATTTTAATATAACCTTCATAACCCCACATGCCTTGTTGATAGTTTCGTACGATGTCAGTCAGATATTTACGGCGCCGACCGTTTCAGAACCTGACTGAGTTGCTGAGATATGAGACGGACCCGGCTGATTGATGCATTGGCGGTTCATGCCGAAAACAGCTTTTCATATCAAACTTGTCCTCAAACAGCAAAAATAAAGATTACCGCAGAAAAACATTCCGAATCCTGAAGTTTCAAATCCGAGCTTGACACATCTGCGAAAAGCTCAATATAGTTTATATAAAGAAACAACCATTTCATTCGCGCACAGCGGCCATCCGGAATTGACGCGGACGTCACATAAAAAACCGGCCGGATCATACTAAAAAAACAACGCCCGGCTGCCGGTTAACACGACCGGCCGGCACAGATCTCTCACAAAAATTTTCCCGGAAATCCATGTCAAACCAACGCCTTATTCCCTGGCTTTCTCCATGCAGCCGGCTATCCGAAACGGTTCAGCCCTATAGCGCGCCTGCCGGTGACTGCTTTCTGAACCAGGTTTACAGGCGTAAGCGAGGCAGCACCTCCGGCGCCGAAGGAGACTTTTATCATCCTTTTCGCACATATACCATCAAGCAAACCCAAAAACAACCGGCTGAGCCTGCGATCGGATTAATTATCGACAGGTTTACCCGCTCTACAATTCAACCACTTAACGAGGTATGAAATACGGTTTTTTTCATTACCGTCCATTTCTTACTTTTTACGAGTTAAACACCCATGTATTTATCTGCATTCTCACACAGAGACAGACTTTATCATATCACAAACCAATGGCTTTCCAACCAGCTGGAACCGGCCCATCCTCTCATCATAACCCGAATCATCTCATATGACAGTTTTGCAGCCTGGCAGACCCTGCTGCGATTTATCGACGCCCTTCACCGTCATATTACCCGTGACAAACTGGAAAAAACAGTTCTCCACCAAAAAAAAGACCTGAAGGACTATCTGTGCAGCAGCTGTGTCCATCCGACGAAGCGAATCCGATCGCTTATATCGGATTACATGAACATGCCAGAATTTTATTATATCGGTTCGCCGATTATGGGGTATAGTTATCACGATAGTCACCAGCGGCTTATCAGTCTTTGCCGGTTTAAACGCATTAAACGGATAGCCGAAAAAGTGAGCCGGTATGCGGCCCGGTATATCTTTGAAAAAATGCTGAATTCAGCCGGCATAGCGTATCAAAAGCCCGAAAATGATATGGCCCATTACCTCTTTTGCGAAAATTTGATTCAATCAGAGCAGCAGATTATGCTCCGAATAAAAGAACACGGTCTTCAACTTCCTGTTGAAGTGACAACCATAAAGGACGTGCTGGGGATGAAGCTGATTGATTACGGAAACGGAGAAAACCTGCTTGAGTCGTTCTTTTCCCGTTATTCCGGCGCACAGCTCCTTGAAAAGGAAATTCATTCCGGAATTTATAATGCCAAGCATTATCTTGTCGATCTGAAACTGGATAGC is a genomic window containing:
- a CDS encoding penicillin-binding protein activator encodes the protein MVLIIILSAGCAPKQTIIQAPVQPEPGDQLFQDAEKMFNRADYEAAHDAYKTFIDRYPDSLSAAAAIMKLGEIYAIQGKSDESRRMYECLISNYPDSLFSNDARVNILESLYEEGRYQDVIRQAAIALEDSVSEKHIIRIYSLLGDTYQAKELYVDAANFYLSAYHRTAKQGKTLILVKLKNVFWRLKTLDIISLLSRMKDDALLESYLMYHLGHNYAEEGKNDKAVRVLSDFLKQFPKHEYAEQAAGMITELNLRSVYRRDTIGCLLPLSGPYEIYGQRALKGVELALSVLLNAHGDFPLNLIIRDTASDSEKAIETVKQFADEHVAAIIGPVIAAEAAAGEAQRQGIPIVTLTQKRGITQTGDYVFRHFITPEMQVDALVNYCISDLGIKRFTMLYPEEPYGIAFMNLFWDRVISAGGEVTGVESYQSSQTDFADSIKKLAGLFYKLPEALKPDPEDFTEEALPEPLNKSAGPDEDEETVQPGALSGSEETKPVIDFDAIFIPDSPKKAGLIIPQLAFYDITDVYLLGTNLWHSGQLIQMAGQYAQKAILPDGFFADSSSAETRKFVSLFREVYGEEPGFMEAIAYDTTMMLFDMVRNPEIQSRKQLRDQLADMKAVDGVTGSTSFDQSGEAVKQLYLLRIKGNKFIELNRR